From Schizosaccharomyces pombe strain 972h- genome assembly, chromosome: II, the proteins below share one genomic window:
- the ngl1 gene encoding peptide N-glycanase, protein MDFHAISQRFIDMMRSKNSQNASQPPETYPFYHEVRQMSQHPWMYEDPELQDYALSILPLDKLFQDASELEKEGDGSWGYQDYVIQALLKWFKREFFVWVNQPPCEKCGGETHMTGNGPPNEEEKWNGVRNVELYQCNVCGHNQRFPRYNRIRALLDSRKGRCGEWANCFTFLCRALGSRARWIWNAEDHVWTEVYSNKQQRWVHVDSGEESFDEPLIYEQGWGKKMSYCLGFGIDSVRDVSHRYIRHPENGLPRDRCPESVLQQALHEINIEFRSRLTDSERKALEEEDKREKDELDGYMRPVSQATPTNTDLPARQTGNVEWKEKRGEAGK, encoded by the exons ATGGATTTTCATGCGATTTCTCAACGTTTCATTGATATGATGAGAAGCAAGAATTCCCAGAACGCTTCTCAGCCTCCAGAGACATATCCCTTTTATCATGAAGTACGTCAAATGTCACAACACCCGTGGATGTATGAAGACCCAGAGTTGCAGGATTATGCTCTTAGCATTTTACCACTTGACAAACTATTTCAAGATGCTTCtgaattagaaaaagaGGGAGATGGATCTTGGGGTTACCAAGATTATGTGATTCAAGCCTTGTTAAAGTGGTTCAAGCGAGAATTCTTTGTTTGGGTTAATCAACCACCTTGCGAAAAATGTGGA GGTGAAACTCATATGACAGGCAACGGTCCCCCCAAtgaggaagaaaaatggAATGGAGTCCGCAACGTAGAGCTTTATCAATGCAATGTATGCGGGCATAATCAGAGATTTCCCAGGTATAATCGCATTCGAGCATTGCTTGATTCAAGGAAGGGAAGATGTGGAGAGTGGGCCAAC TGTTTCACTTTCCTATGCAGAGCACTTGGATCTAGAGCTAGGTGGATTTGGAATGCTGAGGACCATGTGTGGACGGAAGTCTATAGTAATAAACAGCAACGCTGGGTGCATGTCGATAGTGGTGAAGAATCATTCGATGAACCTTTGATATACGAACAAG GTTGGGGAAAGAAGATGTCATATTGTTTGGGTTTTGGGA TCGATAGTGTTCGCGATGTATCGCATAGATATATTCGTCACCCTGAGAATGGTCTTCCTCGTGATCGATGCCCCGAATCTGTCCTACAACAGGCTTTGCATGAGATTAATATTGAGTTTCGGTCCCGACTAACTGATTCTGAACGTAAGGCTCTAGAGGAGGAAGACAAACGTGAAAAAGATGAACTTGATGGTTATATGCGTCCTGTTTCCCAGGCCACGCCCACTAACACTGACCTGCCAGCAAGACAAACGGGGAATGTTGAAtggaaagagaaaagaggGGAAGCAGGAAAATGA
- the cft2 gene encoding mRNA processing protein Cft2 encodes MLNYQCLETDSYCGTSHIELDGIHIYIDPGSDDSLKHPEVPEQPDLILLSHSDLAHIGGLVYAYYKYDWKNAYIYATLPTINMGRMTMLDAIKSNYISDMSKADVDAVFDSIIPLRYQQPTLLLGKCSGLTITAYNAGHTLGGTLWSLIKESESVLYAVDWNHSKDKHLNGAALYSNGHILEALNRPNTLITDANNSLVSIPSRKKRDEAFIESVMSSLLKGGTVLLPVDAASRVLELCCILDNHWSASQPPLPFPILFLSPTSTKTIDYAKSMIEWMGDNIVRDFGINENLLEFRNINTITDFSQISHIGPGPKVILATALTLECGFSQRILLDLMSENSNDLILFTQRSRCPQNSLANQFIRYWERASKKKRDIPHPVGLYAEQAVKIKTKEPLEGEELRSYQELEFSKRNKDAEDTALEFRNRTILDEDLSSSSSSEDDDLDLNTEVPHVALGSSAFLMGKSFDLNLRDPAVQALHTKYKMFPYIEKRRRIDEYGEIIKHQDFSMINEPANTLELENDSDDNALSNSNGKRKWSEINDGLQQKKEEEDEDEVPSKIITDEKTIRVSCQVQFIDIEGLHDGRSLKTIIPQVNPRRLVLIHASTEEKEDMKKTCASLSAFTKDVYIPNYGEIINVSIDVNAFSLKLADDLIKNLIWTKVGNCEVSHMLAKVEISKPSEEEDKKEEVEKKDGDKERNEEKKEEKETLPVLNALTLRSDLARAPRAAPLLVGNIRLAYLRKALLDQGISAELKGEGVLLCGGAVAVRKLSGGKISVEGSLSNRFFEIRKLVYDALAVV; translated from the exons ATGCTCAACTATCAATGTTTAGAGACAGACTCCTATTGTGGAACATCTCATATTGAGTTAGATGGAATTCATATCTATATAGACCCTGGCAGCGAtgattcattaaaacaTCCGGAAGTACCCGAACAACCAGATTTAATCCTTTTATCTCATTCGGATTTAGCACATATAGGAGGATTGGTTTATGcttattataaatatgaCTGGAAAAATGCGTATATATATGCTACTTTACCAACAATTAATATGGGTCGGATGACTATGTTGGATGCAATAAAATCCAACTATATTTCAGACATGAGCAAAGCTGATGTAGATGCTGTTTTTGACAGCATCATTCCTCTTAGATATCAACAACCCACATTACTTTTAG GAAAATGTAGTGGGCTAACCATTACTGCTTATAATGCTGGACATACCTTGGGAGGAACTTTGTGGAGTCTTATAAAAGAATCAGAAAGCGTTCTGTACGCTGTTGACTGGAACCATTCTAAAGATAAACATCTAAACGGCGCTGCCTTATATTCGAATGGCCATATATTAGAAGCTCTCAATCGACCAAATACTTTAATTACTGATGCTAACAATTCACTCGTATCTATCCCTTCCCGTAAAAAGCGTGACGAAGCTTTCATAGAGTCTGTTATGTCTTCTTTGTTGAAGGGCGGTACTGTTTTATTACCTGTAGATGCCGCTTCTAGGGTATTAGAATTGTGTTGTATTCTAGATAACCATTGGTCTGCTAGTCAACCGCCTCTACCATTTCCTATATTATTCCTTTCCCCTACATCAACAAAAACTATTGACTATGCTAAAAGTATGATTGAATGGATGGGTGATAATATAGTTCGTGATTTTGGGATCAACGAAAACTTATTAGAGTTTCGAAATATAAATACGATTACAGATTTTTCTCAGATTTCTCACATAGGACCCGGACCCAAAGTGATCCTCGCTACCGCGTTGACTTTGGAATGCGGATTCTCTCAGCGAATTTTGTTAGATTTGATGTCTGAAAATTCAAATGACTTAATACTGTTTACACAAAGATCCAGATGCCCTCAAAACTCACTTGCAAACCAATTCATCAGGTATTGGGAACGTGCTAGTAAAAAGAAACGTGATATTCCTCATCCAGTCGGTTTGTATGCTGAACAAGCTGTCAAGATAAAAACGAAAGAACCTTTGGAGGGGGAAGAATTGCGATCGTATCAAGAACTTGAGTTCAGCAAGAGAAATAAAGATGCGGAAGATACCGCTTTGGAATTTCGTAACAGAACCATATTAGATGAAGACCtttcatcatcatcttcttcagaagATGACGACTTAGATTTGAATACAGAAGTTCCCCATGTGGCTCTTGGATCTTCTGCTTTCCTAATGGGAAAGTCTTTTGATTTGAACTTGAGAGATCCTGCTGTCCAAGCTTTACATACCAAGTATAAAATGTTTCCATACATTGAGAAGAGAAGGAGGATAGATGAATATGGAGAAATTATCAAACATCAAGACTTTTCTATGATTAACGAACCTGCTAACACATTGGAATTGGAAAATGATTCAGATGATAATGCTTTATCTAATTCTAacggaaaaagaaaatggtCCGAAATAAACGATGGTctacaacaaaaaaaggaagaagaggatgagGATGAAGTTCCTTCTAAAATTATAACAGATGAAAAAACTATCCGAGTTTCATGTCAAGTTCAGTTCATAGATATTGAGGGTCTGCATGATGGACGTTCTTTGAAAACTATTATACCACAGGTAAATCCTAGAAGACTTGTCCTTATTCATGCTTCAACtgaagagaaagaagatATGAAGAAAACGTGCGCCTCTCTCAGTGCTTTTACCAAGGACGTTTACATACCCAACTATGGTGAAATCATTAATGTTAGTATCGATGTTAATGCATTCAGTCTTAAATTAGCAGATGatcttattaaaaatttaatttggACTAAAGTTGGCAATTGCGAAGTTTCACATATGCTGGCTAAGGTTGAGATCTCTAAACcttctgaagaagaagataaaaaggaagaagtTGAGAAAAAGGACGGTGATAAAGAAAGGaatgaagagaaaaaagaagagaaagagaCACTTCCTGTTCTTAACGCCTTGACTTTAAGATCAGACTTGGCAAGAGCGCCCAGGGCTGCTCCACTTTTGGTAGGTAATATTCGGCTTGCCTATCTCCGTAAAGCACTTTTAGATCAAGGAATTTCTGCTGAATTGAAAGGAGAAGGTGTTTTATTATGTGGGGGAGCTGTTGCCGTAAGAAAACTCAGTGGTGGTAAAATATCCGTTGAGGGCAGTTTGAGCAACcgcttttttgaaattcgAAAGTTGGTTTACGATGCACTTGCTGTCGTTTAA
- a CDS encoding aromatic ring-opening dioxygenase, protein MASSRLLDWMSRMRSVPQLERLIPALYLAHGSPFLMLPQSSDDEVFSNDSKLGGLHYQFLEQLGPFLLEKFRPKGIIVFSAHYESRGSVEVYSRDDENPLFYDYYGFPDYLYQIKFHSKGSKRIADQIISALKEYQIPAKTVSGDRGLDHGVFVPFKIMFPDGLNIPLIEVSMHTLDPMQLYKVGQALQSLRKEYLIVSGGLNIHTFEDLSAFNEDTAADGYKEFQLDILKAIETDKQNDRLNKLLGLQLHPYFRKAHPREEHFVPLYVAAGLGSSGKSKVVCDLYGAVSAFFGIDE, encoded by the exons ATGGCGAGTTCTCGACTATTAGACTGGATGTCTCGTATGAGGTCTGTTCCTCAACTAGAAAGGCTTATTCCAGCTCTGTATTTAGCGCATGGAT CTCCATTTTTGATGTTACCACAATCATCGGATGATGAGGTTTTCAGTAATGATTCTAAGCTTGGAGGGTTACATTATCAGTTTTTAGAACAGTTAGGACCCTTTCTATTGGAAAAGTTTAGACCGAAGGGAATAATCGTCTTTTCTGCACACTATGAGTCTCGTGGATCAGTTGAAGTATATTCGAGAGACGATGAAAACCCACTTTTTTATGACTATTACGGATTTCCAGATTATTTATACCAGATCAAGTTTCATTCCAAAGGCTCCAAGCGGATAGCCGATCAAATAATTTCTGCCCTTAAAGAA TACCAAATTCCAGCAAAAACTGTTTCAGGTGATCGTGGATTGGACCATGGTGTTTTTGTGCCATTCAAAATCATGTTTCCCGATGGACTTAATATCCCATTAATAGAGGTGAGCATGCATACCCTAGATCCCATGCAGCTATATAAAGTAGGACAAGCATTGCAAAGTTTGCGGAAGGAGTATTTGATAGTTAGCGGAGGACTCAACATTCATACTTTCGAAGACCTCTCTGCATTCAATGAAGATACGGCAGCTGATGGATATAAAGAATTCCAACTGGATATTCTAAAAGCTATTGAGACTGATAAG CAAAATGATCGTCtgaataaattattagGATTACAGCTACACCCTTATTTTCGAAAAGCACACCCACGCGAGGAACACTTTGTTCCATTATATGTCGCTGCGGGCCTAGGAAGCTCTGGGAAATCTAAGGTCGTTTGCGACCTCTATGGCGCCGTCTCTGCTTTTTTTGGAATCGATGAATGA
- the met7 gene encoding putative folylpolyglutamate synthase, protein MNPQTKTFEGAINRLNSLQSNAKVLEVLRKRGKIPNDQSMVEMRHWLRCIGYQPSDLNRLNVIHVAGTKGKGSTCAFTSSILQQIQKSGERSIPKCIGMYTSPHLRSVCERIQLNGKPISQELFTKYFFDVWERLENAVGSDSEKPMYFRFLTLMAWHVFISENVDAAIIEVGIGGEYDSTNLIEKPYATAVTSLGLDHTSLLGNTIAEIAWQKAGIYKESAIALTCEQAPEAMNVLKNRAAERNTSLKVVIPPAELTPDMIGLSGVHQLGNTSLAVSLVQEFYEKAGCPFDRDPYQDPAILDGLKYVKWPGRCQIEEINNIKWCFDGAHTKESLEATGLWLASKKNLYEDADARILLFNQQSRDDPIALLRSFLKGLESSGTGISFTHVIFSTNVTWKDAGYNPELLSINTITDNKPVLHVQEDLCKWWKESKGTTSEATVAPTIQEAIETVMSIKQKSRNTFVCVTGSLHLTGGVFVVLDQAVF, encoded by the exons ATGAATCCACAAACCAAGACTTTCGAG GGAGCTATCAATCGGCTAAATTCTTTGCAATCCAATGCAAAAGTGCTGGAAGTGCTTAGGAAAAGGGGAAAGATCCCAAATGATCAGTCGATGGTTGAAATGAGACATTGGCTTAGATGCATTGGATATCAG CCATCAGATTTGAACCGACTAAATGTCATCCATGTTGCTGGAACTAAAGGAAAGGGTTCTACATGTGCATTTACATCCTCAATATTACAGCAAATACAGAAGAGTGGAGAAAGGTCGATTCCAAAATGCATTGGTATGTACACTTCTCCTCACCTCCGATCTGTCTGTGAACGTATTCAATTAAATGGCAAACCTATCAGTCAAGAGTTGTTtactaaatatttttttgatgtATGGGAGCGCCTAGAGAATGCTGTCGGTAGTGATTCGGAAAAGCCAATGTATTTCCGATTCTTGACACTAATGGCATGGCACGTTTTCATTTCAGAGAATGTCGATGCCGCTATCATTGAAGTTGGGATTGGTGGTGAATACGATTCTACAAACTTAATTGAAAAACCATATGCCACAGCAGTTACAAGCTTAGGTCTTGACCACACGTCTTTGTTGGGGAACACAATAGCAGAAATTGCTTGGCAGAAAGCTGGAATCTACAAAGAATCAGCTATTGCCTTAACTTGCGAGCAAGCTCCCGAGGCTatgaatgttttaaaaaaccgTGCTGCTGAACGAAATACATCACTTAAGGTAGTCATACCTCCTGCTGAATTAACGCCGGATATGATTGGTCTTTCAGGAGTTCATCAGCTTGGAAATACATCCCTTGCAGTTTCTTTAGTCCAAGAATTCTATGAAAAGGCCGGGTGCCCTTTTGATAGAGATCCATATCAGGATCCAGCAATTTTGGACGGCCTCAAGTATGTAAAATGGCCTGGAAGATGCCAAATTGAGGAAATCAACAACATAAAATGGTGTTTTGATGGAGCCCACACCAAGGAAAGTTTGGAGGCCACTGGACTTTGGCTCGCATCCAAGAAGAATCTTTATGAGGATGCAGATGCCCGTATTCTTCTGTTTAACCAGCAAAGCAGGGATGATCCAATTGCTTTACTTAGGTCCTTCTTAAAAGGATTGGAAAGCTCGGGAACTGGGATTTCGTTTACGCATGTTATATTCTCAACCAATGTCACCTGGAAGGATGCAGGCTATAATCCAGAGCTGTTAAGCATTAATACCATTACTGATAATAAGCCCGTTTTGCATGTACAAGAGGATTTATGTAAATGGTGGAAAGAATCGAAGGGCACGACTAGTGAAGCAACAGTAGCCCCTACCATCCAAGAAGCTATTGAGACAGTGATGTCAATTAAGCAAAAATCCAGGAATACTTTTGTTTGTGTCACCGGAAGTCTGCATTTAACTGGTGGTGTTTTTGTAGTACTAGATCAAGCTGTTTTTTGA
- the tif452 gene encoding translation initiation factor eIF4E, 4F complex E subunit isoform 2, stress response factor: MADAEDSRHSKNEGFPNTSLITEKLDLLDLFGSPKVKTEREGRPARLLEGLSAVNAETAFVKTHPLQHEWTLWFLKPPTQGLEWSDLLKEIISFKTVEEFWGIFKTISKASMLPAKSDYSYFLKGIRPEWEDPQNMNGGKWAYQSKHKGSNLDELWLYMVLAAIGETLDPTGKEVTGVVCNMRKGFYRIAVWTRNCNDKDVLEKIGLRFKEVLGISDKETIEYSAHEDSSKAGSMRAKTRMSL; the protein is encoded by the exons atggcAGATGCAGAAGACTCGCGTCACTCAAAAAATGAGGGTTTTCCCAACACTTCCTTAATCACAGAAAAACTAGATCTATTGGATTTATTTGGGTCACCAAAAGTTAAAACTGAAAGAGAGGGACGTCCAGCGCGCCTTCTTGAAGGTCTATCGGCTGTTAATGCTGAAACTGCATTTGTAAAAACACACCCCCTTCAGCATGAATGGACATTGTGGTTTTTGAAACCACCTACACAAGGTCTTGAATGGAGTGATCTTCTTAAAGAGATTATTTCCTTCAAGACAGTGGAAGAGTTTTGGGGCATCTTTAAGACGATCTCAAAAGCTTCGATGCTTCCCGCCAAATCGGACTACTCTTACTTTTTGAAAGGTATTCGTCCTGAATGGGAGGATCCTCAAAACATGAATGGTGGGAAATGGGCCTACCAAAGCAAGCACAAAGGTTCAAATCTCGACGAGTTGTGGCTGTATATG GTGCTGGCAGCCATTGGAGAAACATTAGACCCTACTGGGAAAGAAGTTACTGGTGTAGTTTGCAATATGAGGAAAGGATTCTATAGAATCGCTGTATGGACACGAAATTGTAATGACAAAGatgttttggaaaaaatcGG CCTGCGCTTTAAAGAAGTTTTAGGGATTTCTGATAAAGAGACTATAGAATATAGTGCTCATGAGGATTCATCAAAGGCTGGTAGTATGCGAGCAAAAACCCGTATGAGTCTTTAA
- the nfu1 gene encoding NifU-like protein nfu1 → MLFPRVVPFQSLRTAFQKKTFLPVSSAGNVFTPRFQLQAIRSIWIRSEETPNENALKFLPGLDILPPTIGSCEFMRGQGTVNSPLAQKLFDIDGVDSIFFGKDFITVSKGAGTEWAQMKPEVFSVIMEHLSNGSPVLSEEPLKGASDTQILESDSQIVAMIKELIETSIRPSIQEDGGDVEFRGFDEKTGTVSLKLRGACRTCSSSAVTLKNGIQQMLKHYIPEVENVVQVLDPEEEVAIAEFEKFEQRINGNKQKADNK, encoded by the coding sequence ATGTTATTTCCTAGAGTTGTGCCGTTTCAATCTTTAAGGACAGCattccaaaagaaaacctTTTTACCAGTATCTTCAGCTGGTAACGTTTTCACTCCACGTTTCCAATTGCAAGCAATTCGCAGCATATGGATCCGATCGGAGGAGACACCGAACGAAAACGCTTTGAAGTTCCTGCCAGGGCTAGATATCTTGCCTCCAACTATCGGAAGCTGTGAATTCATGAGAGGACAAGGAACTGTGAATTCTCCATTGGCACAGAAACTATTTGATATAGATGGAGTTgatagcattttttttggaaaggaCTTTATTACTGTTTCCAAGGGAGCAGGAACTGAATGGGCTCAAATGAAGCCAGAAGTGTTTAGTGTAATTATGGAGCATTTAAGTAATGGAAGCCCAGTACTCTCTGAAGAGCCTCTAAAGGGGGCTAGCGATACTCAAATATTAGAAAGCGACAGTCAAATTGTTGCAATGATTAAAGAACTGATCGAGACTAGCATTCGTCCATCTATCCAAGAAGACGGTGGTGATGTGGAATTTAGAGGGTTTGATGAGAAGACAGGTACCGTTTCTCTTAAACTTCGAGGTGCATGTCGAACCTGTTCGTCATCAGCTGTGACActaaaaaatggaattcAGCAAATGCTGAAGCATTACATTCCGGAAGTGGAAAATGTTGTACAAGTTTTAGATCCAGAAGAGGAGGTTGCAATTGCCgagtttgaaaaatttgaacaGCGCATTAACGGAAACAAACAGAAAGCTGATAACAAGTAA
- the swi5 gene encoding protein Swi5 yields MEKSQLESRVHLLEQQKEQLESSLQDALAKLKNRDAKQTVQKHIDLLHTYNEIRDIALGMIGKVAEHEKCTSVELFDRFGVNGSE; encoded by the exons ATGGAAAAG TCTCAACTTGAGTCACGCGTCCATTTGCTTGAACAGCAGAAGGAGCAATTGGAAAGTAGTTTACAAGACGCTTTAGCTAAGCTAAA AAATCGAGATGCTAAGCAAACTGTACAAAAACATATCGATCTACTCCATACCTATAATGAAATACGGGATATTGCTTTGGGAATGATTGGCAAAGTGGCAGAGCATGAAAAATGTACAAGTGTCGAATTGTTTGACAGATTTGGAGTTAATGGGTCAGAATAA
- the mis12 gene encoding MIS12/MIND complex Mis12, which produces MLVELLEFTPLSFIDDVINITNQLLYKGVNGVDKAFSQTRFAKKAPQEIEEGLHKFEVLFESVVDRYYDGFEVYTLRNIFSYPPELKGYMRTFGKDVDYSITTEQDAAMDQAIQEAAEKLVVKMQLRRDLRMRLSRKREKKTEIEKHLERISFLNKVPENWQVTLPETTDFLLDQLGNLQHAVKRVVEASPTVHSREVDERITYLEKGYERLSNPIDQQKDFWSHHLSKLESTANTETANNIHKLLLSSEKDVGHTDEP; this is translated from the coding sequence atgttagtGGAGTTACTAGAATTCACTCCTCTCTCCTTCATTGATGATGTGATCAACATTACGAACCAACTGTTATATAAAGGTGTAAATGGTGTGGATAAAGCCTTTTCACAAACGCGGTTTGCTAAAAAAGCGCCACAGGAAATAGAAGAAGGACTACACAAGTTCGAGGTTCTCTTTGAAAGTGTGGTGGATCGTTACTATGATGGTTTCGAGGTGTATACACTTCGAAACATTTTTAGTTATCCACCAGAGCTAAAAGGCTACATGCGTACGTTTGGAAAGGATGTAGACTATTCAATCACAACAGAGCAAGACGCCGCCATGGATCAAGCAATTCAAGAGGCTGCAGAAAAACTCGTAGTAAAGATGCAACTACGTCGTGACCTTCGCATGCGTCTCAGCaggaaaagagaaaaaaaaacagaaatagaaaagcatttggaaagaatttcttttctcaaCAAAGTACCCGAAAATTGGCAAGTTACTTTACCAGAAACTACCGATTTCCTTCTTGATCAACTTGGTAATCTGCAGCATGCCGTTAAAAGAGTAGTTGAAGCCTCTCCCACTGTACACTCACGAGAGGTGGATGAAAGAATTACCTACTTAGAAAAAGGTTACGAACGATTATCTAATCCCATCGACCAGCAAAAGGATTTTTGGTCACATCACTTGTCAAAACTAGAATCGACAGCCAATACTGAAACTGCAAATAACATTCATAAGTTGCTATTGTCATCTGAAAAAGACGTCGGACATACTGACGAGCCTTAA
- the skp1 gene encoding SCF ubiquitin ligase complex subunit Skp1 yields the protein MSKIKLISSDNEEFVVDQLIAERSMLIKNMLEDVGEINVPIPLPNVSSNVLRKVLEWCEHHKNDLYSGTEEESDIRLKKSTDIDEWDRKFMAVDQEMLFEIVLASNYLDIKPLLDTGCKTVANMIRGKSPEDIRKTFNIPNDFTPEEEEQIRKENEWAEDR from the exons ATGTCCAAAATCAAACTGATTTCATCTGACAATGAAGAGTTCGTGGTCG ATCAACTGATCGCTGAGAGAAGTAtgcttataaaaaatatgcttGAAG ACGTTGGTGAGATTAATGTCCCCATTCCTCTTCCAAACGTATCATCGAACGTTTTGCGAAAGGTACTCGAATGGTGTGAGCATCACAAAAACGATTTGTATTCAGGAACTGAGGAGGAAAGTGACATtagattaaaaaagtcTACCGATATTGATGAATGGGATCGTAAGTTTATGGCCGTAGACCAGGAAATGTTGTTCGAGATAGTTTTGGCAAGCAATTATTTGGATATTAAACCTTTGCTTGATACTGGTTGTAAAACCGTTGCCAACATGATTCGTGGCAAGAGTCCTGAGGACATTCGGAAAACATTTAACATCCCTAATGATTTTACGCCTGAGGAGGAAGAGCAAATCcgtaaagaaaat GAATGGGCCGAAGACAGATAG
- the uch2 gene encoding ubiquitin hydrolase Uch2, whose translation MSWTTIESDAGVFTDLIENLGVKDVEVDELYSLDVDSLRQFPDIYGIIFLFKWNSKVDKPDGTMDYDSMDNIFFAKQVINNACATQALLSVLLNHSDEIDLGTTLSEFKDFSKTLPPELKGEALGNSEHIRCCHNSFARSDPFISEEVRAATDEDEVYHFIAYTNINNVFYELDGLQAAPINHGSCTKEEFAEKAVSVIQARIANYDPAEIRFNLMVICKDKKASLLTREDLTDEEKAASIAVEDEKRLRWKRENQLRRHNFVGLFVELSKLLVKDRIDKNTWNSTLETAKAKYASQKRP comes from the exons ATGAGTTGGACTACAATAGAATCAGATGCTGGTGTATTTACGGATTTAATAGAAAATCTGGGTGTTAAAGATGTCGAAGTAGATGAACTATACAGTTTAGACGTTGATTCACTTCGACAGTTTCC AGATATTTATGGCatcatatttttgtttaaatggAACAGTAAGGTTGACAAGCCTGATGGAACGATGGACTATGATAGTATGGacaatatattttttgctaagCAAGTAATCAACAATGCCTGTGCTACGCAAGCTCTCTTATCGGTGCTGCTGAACCACTCAGACGAAATTGATTTGGGAACGACACTAAGCGAATTCAaagatttttcaaaaactttaccTCCTGAATTAAAGGGCGAAGCATTGGGAAATTCTGAGCATATTCGTTGTTGCCATAATTCATTCGCACGGTCTGATCCTTTCATTAGTGAAGAGGTTAGGGCTGCAACTGACGAAGATGAAGTGTATCATTTTATTGCATACACTAATATTAACAACGTCTTTTATGAGTTAGATGGCCTACAAGCTGCTCCGATTAATCACGGATCTTGTACGAAGGAAGAGTTTGCTGAGAAAGCAGTCTCTGTAATCCAGGCTCGTATCGCTAATTATGACCCTGCTGAAATTCGGTTCAATTTAATGGTTATCTGCAAAGATAAAAAGGCATCTCTCCTTACCAGGGAAGACTTGACAGACGAGGAGAAAGCTGCTTCCATTGCTGTTGAAGACGAAAAACGTTTACGTTGGAAGCGTGAAAATCAGCTTCGTCGTCACAATTTCGTCGGTCTCTTCGTAGAACTTTCCAAACTTCTGGTAAAAGATCGCATTGACAAGAATACTTGGAACTCTACCCTTGAAACTGCAAAAGCGAAATACGCATCTCAAAAGCGACCGTAA